The genome window GCTCAAACGCTTAAAAGCATTTTGCCGGCAGATGCAGACCTTAAAGCAGATGTGCATATTGACGCTTTGCTGAAAATAGATACATTGGATGCACCCGTAAAATCAGGCTCCGTGGTGGGCTACGCCGATATTTTTTTTGGTGAAGAAAAACTGGGTACTGTGGCGCTTGTTACACAGTCAAATATAGAAAGGAGTAATTTCCTATATCTTTTGTTCCTGATCGGCGAGTTTTTTAAACGTAAAGAGGTTATGCTTGTTGTACTCGGAATACTTGCGGCATTTATAATTTATCTGATAATCGCTATTCTGGCAATGCCCACAAAGCGAAAATAGAGAGGAAATAATGGGAAAAGTATTAAAAACGATAATCAAGATTGTGTTTATTTCTATTGTTGTATTGCTCAATGTTTTGATATGGGGCCGTATTTTTATTTCCTGTGATGCACCCATCACCAATAAGATAATATTGGATGAGCAGATACTCGAGGATTTTAAAAAAAATCCGCTGTCCTACAATGTCTATGAGTATTTTCCCCCCATAACGATGGATGAGCTGGGAAAAGTACAGACCCGTTACGTAACTCATATACGCGAAACGGACGATTTTCAGTTTACCATAAAATACAATATCGGATATTTTGAGAACAACGTTCCTCTTGACTTCAAGCTTCGCTGTGTATCGGGAGAAGAGGAGAGGGTAATAGAAGATATATACAGTGTTACTCAAGACAGATATATTTTCCGCTATTTGCGCTTTTCTGCCCAAAATATTAATTTTACGCAGGATGATTCGCTTTTTCTTGATGTTTTTACCGCTGATGGTCAGCTTTTCACAACACTTACACTGGTCGCACCCGACATTTCAAGTATGTATCATAAAACGGTTTCGCTTAAAACCATGTTAAAAAAACAATCCGATTAACCGAACGAACAAATTTATACGTTTTGCGAAAGAAATGGGATTTTAAATTTTTCAGGTTTATTATATTATAATTACAGTACAAGTTGTTCGTGCATTTTGACGGCTTAGTGCATAAAAAAAGGAGATATAAAGGAGATATATATGATTAAAATATCTTTGCTTGGAGATTCAATACGTATGATCGGGTACGGATTGAAGGTTCCTGAGCTTTTGGGCGATGATTACGAGGTTTTCCAATCGGGTGATAACGGCAGATTTGCTAAATACACCTATCGAACTTTGTTTGATATGAAGAATGACATGGCAGGAAGCCGTATCGTTCACTGGAATAATGGACTTTGGGATACATGTAATCTTTTTGGTGAGGGGCCATTCACTCCCGAAAACGAATACATCGAATATATGTGCAAAATTGCCGATATTCTGCTAAAAAGACATGACAAGGTAATTTTTGCTACCACGACCCCGGTTTCTCCCAAGCATGAGTTTAACAAAAACCCTGTCGCCGAAAGATATAACAGTCTGATTGTTCCCGTACTGAAAGAAAAGGGAATTATCATCAACGACCTGTACAGCACCGTCGCAAAGGATATTGATAAATATATATGCGATGACAAGATTCATCTTTCGCAGGAGGGTATCGATGTCTGCGCAAAGCAGGTGGCCGACATTATAAAAGAGGTTGCCAAAACACTTAAATAATGAATTATAATTCAGAAAGGATTTACATATTATGAAAAAAGGTATTAACATTTGGTCATTTGACGGCTCCAAAACATTTTACGAAAAGGTTGATATTGCAAAGAAGGCAGGTTTTGATGGAATCGAGCTTTCACTTGATATGACGGGTGAGGTTTCCCTTGAATCTACCGAAAAGCAGCTTCTTGAGGTTAAGAAGAATATTGAAGACAAAGGTCTTGAGATGTACAGCCTCGCAACCGGTTTGTTCTGGGATTTCCCTATAACATCCAATGATGCCGCAAAAGCAGCAAAAGCAAAGGAAATTGTAAAGAAAGAAATTGAAAGCGCCGCAATCCTCGGATGTAGCTCAATCCTTGTGATTCCCGGTCTTGTAAATGCCGACTTTGTTGATGGCTGTGAGGTTGTTGAGTATGACGTTGCGTATGACCGTGCCTTCAATGCAATCAGTGAGCTTGGCGAAATCGCAAAACAGTACAAGGTAAATATCGGTCTTGAAAACGTTTGGAATAAGTTCCTTGTTTCTCCCTTGGAGCTTCGTGACTTTATTGACAAAATCAATAATCCTTACGTAGGTTCTTATCTTGATATCGGTAACGTATTATTCAACGGTTATCCTGAACATTGGGTAAAGATTCTCGGCAGCAGAATAAAGGCAGTTCATTTCAAGGATTACCGCAGAGCCGCAGGCGGTCTGCACGGATTTGTTGACCTTCTCGCAGGCGACGTTGATTATCCTGCTGTTATTAAGGCGCTCAAGGCAGTCGGTTATGACGGTTGGGTTTCCGGAGAAATGATTCCTTGCTATAACAACTATTCCGACCAGATAATCTATAACACCTCTGCTTCCATGGATAGAATAATTTCAATGAAATAAGCATAAAAATAAAAATAAACTCCGCGTTAAGCGGAGTTTATTTTTATTTTTAATATTTCGAAATAAGAACGCCGACGGCGTTTTTTCATATTGCCGGAATTCATGGTGAAAGATTTTCGTGTTAGTGCACCGTTAAAATCTTCCGCTTCTTCCGCCGTGAGTTCTTCCACTGCTACCTGTTCGCGTGGTGCTTCTCAAACCGCCGGAATTGTTGCTGTCGTTATTTATACGTGTTTTAGTGACATTGCTGTACATGAATCGATCGACACTGCGTGCCATGAGGAGATTGCCGCAGTTTGTATAACTGTCGGCGTTTTTCTTTATACCTATGTTTTTCATGGGCGCTTTTAAAACAGAAACAACGATTAAACCGATTATTAATGCGACTATGACAACTATGACTTCAAATGTGATGTAAAAATCATAACCGCGCACAACTTCACGAGTGTAATCTGTGTCATCGTAGTAGTAATCGCTGTAATCGTAGGTGCCTGCAACATCAACAGAAGTACTGCCGGTTAACAGAATTGTACGTTCAATTCTGCCAATGTATTGCTCAAAGGCTTGTTTGTAGCTGCCTTCAGACAGATATGGCGTTATTTCGGCATGTATGTCATCCAGCAAGCTGTCATTGAAAAGCGAAATTGCTCTTCCGCAGGTGGATGTGGCAAATTCCCGTTCTTCCATAGCAATGACAAATATCAAACCGTCGTGGTTTTCGCCAATACCGTAACCGTTGAAGTCATAATAGTTGTCGGCAAAATCGAATATCTCTTCACCGTCAATTGTATTTACAGTCAGTATAACTGCATCAAATTCATATAAATCACGCAGAACTTCAATTATCTTATTCAACTCTTGTTCGTCAGCTTCGGAAAGTATATTTGCCTCGTCAATGACATTCGCGTAAGTCGGAACAGCCAAAGCAATAATAAGTATAATAACGAAAAGTATTTTTTTCATTCCGTCACCACCTTATATAAAAAACAGCAAAAGCTGTGCCAATACTGCTGTAATTCCCGCCACTCCAAACATCCATTTAAAGTACTTTTTGCGATCGACGGGAAATTCACCAATAAATTTTCCTGTTTGACCGTTGACAGCAAAAAGATAATTTTTTCCGTTGTATTTTGTGTTGAGAATCCAAACCGGTAAAAGTGCGTATTTCGTGGCATTCACATCAGTATGTATATTTCCGCTTTTTTGTACAACGCTTGAATATCCGTTTACAGTGGAGCGGAATGTGCTCGACGTTGTATCAGCTATACGTGTGCTTGCACGTTCACGGCTTTTGGAAGCGGCCACATCATATCTGTCGGCATAAAAGCCTGTAATATATGACAAATCAAATTCCTTTAGCTCATCATAATTATATGGTTCCAATGCGTCCATATACTCATCAGCCATTTTTGCAGATGCATCCACGGGCACTTTGTCAAATTTCAGTGTGCCCTCGCGTATTATGGAAAAATGGTCAGTCTTTGTATATCTGTATTTGCTGTCGCTCCAGATATGGGTATTTGTCGCGTTGTAAGTGAATTTTCCGTTTGCAGTGCAATCAAACAGCCAGAACGGAACGTATATGCCGGTCATTTTTTCAATACGGTTTTGTTCAAAAAACAAATCAGGCAGAAGCTTCAGCTTTGAAATATAGTTTTTATATGCCGATTTTGCTTCATCCTTGCTGATTGAGAAGGGGATGATAAGGTCAGGCTTAAGCATACCGCTCAATTTGCTTTCAACTATGACAGGATTTGAACAATATGCACACTCACTTGCTGCCATACCTTCGTTGCCGATAATTTCAGCTCCGCAGGAAGGGCAAGAATAAACACACATGTTTTCTGTATCTACGGTGTCGTGCTCGCTTTTATCTTCCCATCGGAATTCATTGGCGTCACTTATCTTTTCGAAATCCTCATAGTCCTGCATTTGCTCTGCGGTATATGAATTGTCACAAGCTTCGCAGGACAGTGTCTGTTTTTCGCTGTCAAACTTCAACGGATGGGAACAGCATGGGCACTTATATGTTTTTATTTCTGAACTCATTTTATATCATTTCCGTCAAATTTATCTCCGCATTCGGGGCAGAACTTTGGGATGTTGTTCATGTCCTTGGGCTCCCATCCGCATTTATCGCATTTAAAGCCCTGCGGACCGGGTTTTCCGCATTCCGAACAGAATTTTGTGGTGTTTGTTTTTCCGCATGTACAGGTCCAACTGTTGTTCGATGGCTTTGCCGTACCGCAATTAACACAGAATTTTCCGGTGTTTATGGTGCCGCATGTGCATTTCCAACTGTCCGCTGAAGAAGCGGAAGCGGTTTGCTGAGCTACCTGCTGACCCATGGCAAAGAGGTTCTGAGCATTGCTTCCGCCTGCATTCATTGCCATACCCATACCCATAAAGCCCTGCATTGCGCCGTTTTCGTTAGCCGCGGCGGTTCTCATAGCGTCGGCTTGAGCACCTACAAGACGGGAGCCTGCCATCATGGGGTTGGTGGTCATTGCGTTTTCTTCCCACTCTGTAATCTTCTTCCGCTGGTCTTCGGGGATGGAAAGAGAATTGATGGTCAGTTTTACAAGCTCAATACCACGTGTCTCTGTCCAGTCGGTTTTTAATACTTCGGTAAGAGCGTTTCTGATTTCAACGGTATGAGCGGGAAGCTCGGAATATTCAATCTTCTTTGCGGAAATCTGAGCCAGAGCAGGCTGAAGTGCATCCAGGAGAGAAGCTTTCAATATATCTTCCCATTCGGTTTTTTCATAGCAGTCGGTGACATTACCTGCGATATTCGTGTAAAACAGCAGGGGATTAGTGAGTTTATATGTATATTCTCCGTTGCATCTGATATCCACGGATAGCTTCAGACCCATCTGTTCGTTGATAACAACTTTAAAAGGAATAGGTGTGGCTGTTCCGTATTTGTTACCCATTATTTCCTTGGTGTTGAAGTAGTAAACTCTCTGATCTTTGCCTGTATCACCACCAAAGGTGAAACGTTTGCCGATGGTCTTGAAGGTTTCCTTTATGCTGTCTCCTAAAGAACCCGTAAATATGCTGGGTTCAGTCGATGTATCGTAAGTAAATTCGCCGGGCTCGGCACAGAATTCAACAACCTTACCCTGCTCAACAATCATCATTGCCTGACCGTCGGCAACAGCGATTACCGAGCCATTTGAAATGATATTGTCCTCTCCCTTTTTGTTGGAGGAGCGCTTGCTTGTGCGTTTTTCACCTTTAACCATAAGAGTATTGGAATCAATGGAATCGCAATAAAAGAATTCTTTCCATTGGTCAGCCAGCACTCCGCCAAGTGCACCAATTCCTGCCTTTATAAGTCCCATAACAATATCCTCCGATAAAATATAATTCAAAATTGGTAGTATAACTGCCGATATAATTATACTTTATTATCATCTCAATGTCAATACCTTTAAAATAAAACATGGAGGAAGTTCATATGAACTTCCTCCATAAAAAATGCATTCAGAATATTAGTTGTACAATTCGCCCAGCTTGGTGAGTCTGTCGTACTTTTCTTTAGCATATCCAACAGCTTCGTCAAACAGCTTGTCCGCCTTTTCGGGGAAAGAGCGTGTAAGAGCGCTGTAACGGGTTTCGCCGAGAATGAAGTCTTTGTAGGACTCGGTAGGCTCCTTGGAGTCGAGAGTAAATTTGCCCTCGGTAGCAGCGGGGTTGAATCTGAAGTTGTGCCAGTAACCTGCCGCAACGGCCTTCTTGGTTTCGTTCATGCTGGTACCCATGGACTTCATACCGTGGTTGATACAAGGAGCATAAGCGATAACAATGGAAGGACCTGCGTAGTTTTCTGCTTCAACAAATGCCTTGATACACTGGTTGTAGTCAGCGCCCATTGCAACCTGAGCAACGTAAACATAACCGTAAGACATTGCTATAGCTGCAAGGTCTTTCTTCTTCATAACCTTACCGGAAGCAGCGAACTGTGCGATAGAACCGGTAGGAGTTGCCTTGGAAGCCTGACCGCCGGTGTTGGAGTAAACCTCGGTGTCGAATACGAGAATATTGATGTCAAGACCGGAAGCAAGAGCGTGGTCAACACCGCCGAAGCCGATGTCGTATGCCCAACCATCACCGCCGAAGATCCAGATGCTCTTCTTGATGAAGAGGTCTTTTCTTGCGAGAGCTTCCTTAACAGCCTTGCCGAGATCGCAGCAGGGGCAAGCTTTGCAAGCTTCAAGAGCAGCGGTAAGAGAAACAGCGGCAGCCTTGGAAGCAGCGGCATCATCCTTGCCTGCAAGCCATGCATTGCAAGCGTCTTTAAGAGCAGCATCAGCTTCGTCATTTGCAGCAATAGCAGTGAGAAGCTCTACCAGCTTTTCACGGCGCTGTGCAACAGCCAGAGCCATACCAAGACCGTACTCTGCGTTATCTTCGAACAGGGAGTTAGCCCAAGCAGGACCTTTTCCTTCTTTGTTGGTGGTATAGGGGGTAGCAGGTGCAGAACCGCCCCAGATAGAAGAACAACCGGTAGCGTTTGCGATATACATTCTGTCGCCGAACAGCTGAGTAACAAGCTTTGCGTAAGGAGTTTCGCCGCATCCGGGGCAAGCACCGGAGAATTCGAGCAGAGGCTGCTTGAACTGGCTGCCCTTAACGGTGGTTTCCTTGAACTTGGCATTGATTTCGTCGTTGTCAGCAAATTTGTAAGATTCTGCGAAGTACTTCTGCTGGTCAAGCTGAGAAGCGATAGGCTTCATAACGAGAGCTTTTTCGCCCTTCTTGCCGGGACATACCTGAGAGCAGGAGCCGCAACCGGTACAGTCAAGCGCAGAAACGGTAACACCAAACTGGTATCCGGGCATACCTGTCATGGGAACCAGCTTCATTCCTTCGGGAACAACTTCGCCGTCCTTTACAGCAACGGGGCGGATAGCGGCGTGAGGGCAAACCAGAGAACAGAAGTTACACTGGATACAGTTGGTGAAGTTCCATTCGGGAACGTCAACTGCGATACCGCGCTTTTCGTAAGCCGCAGAGCCCTGAGGGAACAGACCGTCAGCGTCCTTAACGAAGGTGGAAACGGGCAGGAAGTCACCCTTCTGAGCATTGACGGGATTGAGTATTTTTTCAACAAATTCAACAAGCTCGGGTCTGCCGGAGATAGCGCCCTTGTCGGAAGCTTCGTCCTGAGCATTTGCCCATTCGGGCTTAACCTGAATTTCAACAAGGTTTGCAATACCCTTGTCAACAGCCTGCTGGTTCATGGAAACGATAGCTTCGCCCTTCTTGGAGAAGGATTTAACAATAGCCGCCTTCATGTAATCAACAGCCTCTTCCAGAGGAATGATGTTAGCCAGCTTGAAGAATGCTGCCTGAAGAACCATGGAGAACTTGTCTCTCAGACCCAGGTCACGCGCGATGTTTACACCGTCGATGGTGTAGAACTTAGCCTTCTTGGTTGCAAGGTCTCTCTTGATCTTTGCAGGGAGATATTTTTCTACTTCTTCGGGAGACCAGATGGTGTTCAGAAGGAATGTGCCGCCTTCTTCAAGATCTGCGGTTATGTCATATTTATTAACATAAGATGCATTGTGGCATCCGATGAAGTTTGCCTTGGAAACGTAATAGGTGGAGCGGATGGGGCTGTCACCGAAACGCAGATGAGAAATGGTTATACCGCCGGACTTTTTGGAGTCGTAGGCGAAATAAGCCTGAACATATTTGTCAGTGTGGTCACCGATGATCTTGATGGAATTCTTGTTAGCACCGACGGTACCGTCAGATCCCAGACCCCAGAATTTGCAGGAGATTGTTCCGGCGGGAGAGGTGTTGGGGCTTTCCTTAACTTCGAGAGAAAGGCTGGTAACGTCATCGTTGATGCTGAGGGTGAACATGGTCTTGGGCTGATCTGCATCAAGGTTTCTGTATGCAGCAATGATGTCAGCGGGAGTGGTATCCTTGGAGCCCAGACCGTAACGGCCGCCGATAACAAGAGCATTTTCGAACTTGGTACCGCGCAGAGCGTTAACAACGTCAAGATAGAGAGGCTCAGCCAGAGCACCGGGTTC of Oscillospiraceae bacterium contains these proteins:
- a CDS encoding sugar phosphate isomerase/epimerase, encoding MKKGINIWSFDGSKTFYEKVDIAKKAGFDGIELSLDMTGEVSLESTEKQLLEVKKNIEDKGLEMYSLATGLFWDFPITSNDAAKAAKAKEIVKKEIESAAILGCSSILVIPGLVNADFVDGCEVVEYDVAYDRAFNAISELGEIAKQYKVNIGLENVWNKFLVSPLELRDFIDKINNPYVGSYLDIGNVLFNGYPEHWVKILGSRIKAVHFKDYRRAAGGLHGFVDLLAGDVDYPAVIKALKAVGYDGWVSGEMIPCYNNYSDQIIYNTSASMDRIISMK
- the nifJ gene encoding pyruvate:ferredoxin (flavodoxin) oxidoreductase, which gives rise to MARKKITMDGNNAAAHVSYAFTEVAGIYPITPSSVMAEVTDKWSSEGRKNIFGQEVKIMEMQSEAGAAGTVHGSLSAGALTTTYTASQGLLLMIPNMYKIAGELLPGVIHCSARALASHALSIFGDHSDVMACRQTGFAMLCANNVQEVMDLGAVAHLSAIKGRVPFLHFFDGFRTSHEIQKIEVWDYDDLAEMVDMDAVEAFRQRSLNPDHPTLKGTAQNPDIFFQAREACNTYYNAVPEIVVDYMNQVNAKIGTNYKPFNYYGAPDADKILVAMGSVCDTIEETIDYLNAKGEKVGLLKVRLYRPFSVSHMLSEIPATVKKIAVLDRTKEPGALAEPLYLDVVNALRGTKFENALVIGGRYGLGSKDTTPADIIAAYRNLDADQPKTMFTLSINDDVTSLSLEVKESPNTSPAGTISCKFWGLGSDGTVGANKNSIKIIGDHTDKYVQAYFAYDSKKSGGITISHLRFGDSPIRSTYYVSKANFIGCHNASYVNKYDITADLEEGGTFLLNTIWSPEEVEKYLPAKIKRDLATKKAKFYTIDGVNIARDLGLRDKFSMVLQAAFFKLANIIPLEEAVDYMKAAIVKSFSKKGEAIVSMNQQAVDKGIANLVEIQVKPEWANAQDEASDKGAISGRPELVEFVEKILNPVNAQKGDFLPVSTFVKDADGLFPQGSAAYEKRGIAVDVPEWNFTNCIQCNFCSLVCPHAAIRPVAVKDGEVVPEGMKLVPMTGMPGYQFGVTVSALDCTGCGSCSQVCPGKKGEKALVMKPIASQLDQQKYFAESYKFADNDEINAKFKETTVKGSQFKQPLLEFSGACPGCGETPYAKLVTQLFGDRMYIANATGCSSIWGGSAPATPYTTNKEGKGPAWANSLFEDNAEYGLGMALAVAQRREKLVELLTAIAANDEADAALKDACNAWLAGKDDAAASKAAAVSLTAALEACKACPCCDLGKAVKEALARKDLFIKKSIWIFGGDGWAYDIGFGGVDHALASGLDINILVFDTEVYSNTGGQASKATPTGSIAQFAASGKVMKKKDLAAIAMSYGYVYVAQVAMGADYNQCIKAFVEAENYAGPSIVIAYAPCINHGMKSMGTSMNETKKAVAAGYWHNFRFNPAATEGKFTLDSKEPTESYKDFILGETRYSALTRSFPEKADKLFDEAVGYAKEKYDRLTKLGELYN
- a CDS encoding SPFH domain-containing protein, encoding MGLIKAGIGALGGVLADQWKEFFYCDSIDSNTLMVKGEKRTSKRSSNKKGEDNIISNGSVIAVADGQAMMIVEQGKVVEFCAEPGEFTYDTSTEPSIFTGSLGDSIKETFKTIGKRFTFGGDTGKDQRVYYFNTKEIMGNKYGTATPIPFKVVINEQMGLKLSVDIRCNGEYTYKLTNPLLFYTNIAGNVTDCYEKTEWEDILKASLLDALQPALAQISAKKIEYSELPAHTVEIRNALTEVLKTDWTETRGIELVKLTINSLSIPEDQRKKITEWEENAMTTNPMMAGSRLVGAQADAMRTAAANENGAMQGFMGMGMAMNAGGSNAQNLFAMGQQVAQQTASASSADSWKCTCGTINTGKFCVNCGTAKPSNNSWTCTCGKTNTTKFCSECGKPGPQGFKCDKCGWEPKDMNNIPKFCPECGDKFDGNDIK